In Daucus carota subsp. sativus chromosome 4, DH1 v3.0, whole genome shotgun sequence, one DNA window encodes the following:
- the LOC108216025 gene encoding uncharacterized protein LOC108216025, protein MLDCLLDEVEGFKMSFQEKGFWMGKSGGHLDAETLFGSSSTSESKRPHHWFVDAAEQELFPSKKQAVETPNSKFTSEIPTGSLPWDTGTGFHSSPNQFIDRLFGSETNKSVGFSEGYVSPIARENSNNQSPVSLSMTYGIEAPNSCLSYGGIRKVKVDEVKDLNSIVEQSFERSGTCSEQVYNRMNENSFITIGQAFDKDESISSLGQAYKGEADIRSIDLVFGKDDDNSMGPIDYSFDKVNNNTISFEVFSDVSDNMAKPINSFNLLPNPLSVETSDAPVEKALAAPNPYPLMNASQAGKQRIQVMAKTKSEPKQGRKEAPNSFPSNVRSLIATGMLDGVPVKYVALSREELRGIIKGSGYLCGCQSCNYSKALNAYEFERHAGCKTKHPNNHIYFENGKTIYQIVQELRSTPETLLFDAIQTVTGSPINQKAFRTWKESFQAATRELQRIYGKEELNI, encoded by the exons ATGCTTGATTGCTTATTGGATGAAGTAGAGGGCTTCAAAATG TCTTTCCAAGAAAAAGGGTTTTGGATGGGAAAAAGTGGTGGACATCTTGATGCAGAAACATTATTCGGTAGTTCATCCACAAGTGAATCGAAACGTCCTCATCATTGGTTTGTGGATGCTGCTGAACAAGAGTTGTTTCCTAGCAAGAAGCAAGCAGTTGAAACTCCAAATAGCAAATTCACCTCAGAAATTCCTACTGGAAGTCTTCCTTGGGATACTGGAACTGGTTTTCATTCTTCACCTAATCAGTTCATTGATCGGCTATTTGGAAGTGAGACAAATAAGTCTGTAGGCTTCAGTGAAGGATATGTATCTCCTATTGCAAGAGAAAATTCCAACAATCAGTCCCCTGTCAGCTTGTCTATGACCTATGGTATTGAAGCCCCTAATTCCTGTCTCAGCTATGGTGGTATTCGTAAAGTGAAAGTTGACGAGGTTAAGGATTTAAATAGTATAGTTGAACAATCATTTGAACGTAGCGGTACATGCTCAGAACAGGTCTACAACCGGATGAATGAGAATAGTTTTATAACGATAGGACAGGCTTTTGACAAGGATGAATCTATTTCATCATTGGGTCAGGCGTACAAGGGAGAGGCGGATATTAGATCTATAGATTTGGTGTTTGGTAAGGATGATGACAATTCCATGGGACCTATTGATTACTCCTTCGACAAAGTGAATAACAATACCATATCTTTTGAGGTGTTTTCTGATGTATCTGATAATATGGCTAAACCAATAAACAGTTTCAACTTGCTACCCAATCCGTTGTCTGTTGAAACGTCAGATGCACCAGTAGAAAAGGCATTAGCTGCGCCAAATCCTTATCCATTGATGAATGCTTCTCAAGCTGGTAAACAGAGAATTCAGGTTATGGCCAAGACTAAGTCGGAGCCTAAACAAGGTAGGAAAGAAGCTCCAAACAGTTTTCCTTCAAATGTCAGAAGCCTGATAGCAACTGGTATGCTTGATGGTGTGCCAGTGAAGTATGTTGCTCTGTCACGAGAG GAGCTTCGCGGAATTATTAAAGGTTCTGGTTACCTCTGTGGATGTCAGTCATGTAACTACTCAAAA GCACTCAATGCTTATGAGTTTGAACGTCATGCTGGTTGCAAAACAAAACACCCTAACAATCACATATACTTTGAAAATGGAAAGACTATATATCAAATAGTCCAGGAGCTGAGAAGCACTCCTGAAACTTTGTTGTTCGATGCAATCCAAACTGTAACTGGTTCACCCATCAATCAAAAAGCCTTCCGCACCTGGAAAG AATCATTTCAAGCGGCAACTCGTGAGCTCCAGCGTATTTATGGGAAGgaagaattgaatatctag
- the LOC108217088 gene encoding cytochrome P450 81Q32-like isoform X1, producing the protein MEANLQLLLYASLPLLFIVLAARSHFKSKTYRLPPSPKPKFPLLGHLYLLKGKPLLHRTFHDLSKNLGPIFSLHFGSRLVVVVSSPSAAEECFTKNDIILANRPRLIMGKHMGYNYTTMVQSPYGDHWRNLRKLATLEIFSTNRLNTFLPIRRDEVNQLLRRLSKNSQNEFARVEIKSYLKELSFNIITRMIGGEKYFCEDVDNQAEIRYSREILLKVLSQGGVSHAADFVPLLRWIDYDGYEKGVEALSKKKDKILEDIIDKHRRGQSKNSMVDHLLSLQKSDPDYYSDTIIKGLMTDLLMQVMILAGTDTSVVTIEWAMSLLLNNPYALRKARDEIDSVLGLDHLVDESDLSKLPYLENIISETFRLYPASPLLVPHESSADCKIEGYDVPRGTILLVNAWSIVMILTTRTSN; encoded by the exons ATGGAAGCAAATTTGCAACTTTTATTATATGCATCTCTCCCCCTTTTGTTCATTGTTCTTGCAGCCAGATCTCATTTTAAATCGAAAACATACCGTTTACCACCAAGCCCGAAACCAAAATTTCCATTATTAGGCCACCTCTACCTCCTCAAAGGCAAGCCCTTGCTCCATAGAACCTTCCATGACCTCTCTAAGAATCTTGGCCCCATTTTTTCACTCCATTTTGGATCACGCCTTGTAGTTGTTGTGTCATCCCCCTCTGCTGCGGAAGAATGTTTCACGAAAAATGACATAATTCTAGCAAACCGCCCTCGCCTAATTATGGGAAAGCACATGGGCTACAATTACACAACTATGGTCCAGTCCCCATATGGTGACCACTGGAGAAATCTCCGGAAGCTTGCTACACTCGAAATATTTTCAACCAATCGATTGAATACGTTTCTGCCTATTCGTCGTGATGAAGTCAACCAACTTCTACGAAGATTGTCAAAAAACTCACAAAATGAGTTTGCAAGAGTGGAGATAAAATCTTACTTGAAGGAGTTGTCATTTAATATCATAACGAGGATGATTGGAGGAGAAAAGTACTTTTGCGAAGATGTGGATAATCAAGCAGAGATAAGGTATTCaagagaaattttattgaaggTGCTTTCACAAGGAGGAGTTTCACATGCTGCAGATTTTGTGCCTCTGTTGAGGTGGATTGACTATGATGGTTATGAGAAAGGTGTTGAGGCTCTGAGCAAAAAGAAGGACAAGATTTTGGAAGATATCATCGATAAGCATCGTCGTGGTCAGAGTAAAAATTCCATGGTGGACCATTTGCTGTCACTACAGAAATCAGACCCTGATTACTACTCTGATACCATCATCAAGGGCCTTATGACA GATTTACTGATGCAGGTTATGATACTTGCCGGAACAGACACATCAGTAGTTACAATTGAATGGGCGATGTCTCTTTTGCTCAATAATCCTTATGCATTAAGGAAAGCTAGAGATGAAATAGACAGTGTTCTTGGACTTGACCACTTGGTGGATGAATCAGATTTATCTAAATTGCCTTATctagaaaatattatttcagaGACTTTCCGTTTATATCCTGCATCACCATTGTTAGTTCCCCATGAGTCATCAGCTGATTGCAAAATTGAGGGATATGATGTGCCACGAGGTACCATCTTATTGGTCAATGCATGGTCCATTGTCATGATCTTAACAACTAGAACAAGCAATTAA
- the LOC108219248 gene encoding cytochrome P450 81Q32-like — protein MEANLQLLLYAILPLVFIILGIRSQFKSKTRRLPPSPKPKFPLLGHLYLLKGKPLLHRTFDGLSKKLGPIFSLHFGSRLVVVVSSSSAAEECFTKNDIILANRPRLIMGKHIGYNHTTMVQSSYGDHWRNLRKLATLEIFSTTRLNTFLPIRRDEVNQLLRRLSKNSQNEFARVEIKANLTELSFNIITRMIGGEKYFGEDVDNQAETRYAREIILKVLSQGGASHAADFVPLLRWIDYGGYEKGVDALSKKRDKILEDIIDKNRRDQSRNSMVDHLLSLQKSEPDYYSDSIIKGLMTVMILAGTDTSAVTIEWAMSLLLNNPDVLRKARDEIDTVLGHDRLVEESDLSKLPYLQNIISETFRLFPAAPLLVPHKSSADCVIEGYDVPRGTIVLVNAWSIHRDEKVWDDPLSFKPERFGSGVSEAYKLMPFGMGRRSCPGAGLAHRVVGLTLASLIQCFEWERISEKEIDLAEGRGLTMPKLEPLQGMCRSRDILNKVQL, from the exons ATGGAAGCAAATTTGCAGCTTTTATTATATGCAATTCTCCCCCTTGTTTTCATTATTCTAGGAATAAGATCTCAATTCAAGTCCAAAACACGTCGTCTACCACCGAGCCCAAAGCCAAAATTTCCATTATTAGGCCACCTCTACCTCCTCAAAGGCAAACCCTTACTACATAGAACCTTCGATGGCCTCTCTAAAAAGCTGGGTCCGATTTTTTCTCTCCATTTTGGATCACGCCTTGTAGTTGTTGTGTCATCTTCTTCTGCTGCGGAAGAATGTTTTACTAAAAATGACATAATTCTAGCAAACCGCCCTCGGCTAATAATGGGAAAGCACATAGGCTACAACCACACAACTATGGTCCAGTCCTCTTATGGTGACCACTGGAGAAATCTCCGGAAGCTTGCTACACTAGAAATATTTTCAACCACTCGACTCAATACGTTTCTGCCTATTCGTCGTGATGAAGTCAACCAACTTCTACGAAGATTGTCAAAAAACTCACAAAATGAGTTTGCAAGAGTGGAGATAAAAGCTAACTTGACGGAGTTGTCATTCAATATCATAACGAGAATGATTGGAGGAGAAAAGTACTTTGGCGAGGATGTGGATAATCAAGCAGAAACAAGGTATGCAAGGGAAATCATATTGAAGGTGCTTTCGCAAGGAGGGGCCTCACATGCTGCAGACTTTGTGCCACTATTAAGGTGGATTGACTATGGTGGGTACGAGAAAGGTGTAGACGCTCTGAGTAAGAAAAGGGACAAGATTCTAGAAGATATCATCGATAAGAACCGTCGTGATCAAAGTAGGAATTCCATGGTAGACCATTTGCTGTCACTGCAGAAATCCGAACCTGATTACTACTCTGATTCCATCATCAAGGGCCTAATGACA GTTATGATACTTGCTGGAACTGACACATCAGCAGTGACAATTGAATGGGCCATGTCGCTTTTGCTCAATAATCCTGACGTGTTAAGAAAAGCTAGAGACGAAATAGACACTGTTCTTGGACATGACCGTTTGGTGGAGGAATCAGATTTATCTAAATTGCCTTATCTACAAAACATTATTTCTGAGACTTTCCGATTATTTCCTGCAGCACCATTGTTAGTGCCACATAAGTCATCAGCTGATTGTGTCATCGAGGGGTATGATGTGCCACGAGGCACAATCGTATTGGTTAATGCATGGTCCATTCATAGGGATGAAAAGGTGTGGGATGATCCATTAAGTTTTAAGCCAGAGAGGTTTGGAAGTGGAGTATCTGAGGCATACAAGTTGATGCCATTCGGTATGGGCAGAAGGTCTTGCCCTGGAGCTGGACTGGCTCATCGTGTAGTAGGCTTGACTTTAGCTTCGTTAATTCAATGTTTTGAGTGGGAGAGAATTAGCGAGAAGGAGATTGACTTGGCCGAAGGAAGAGGACTTACCATGCCTAAACTTGAGCCACTTCAAGGCATGTGCAGAAGCCGCGATATTTTAAACAAAGTTCAGCTTTAA